From Rhizobium favelukesii, the proteins below share one genomic window:
- a CDS encoding TrmH family RNA methyltransferase, producing MASRLVAIESADDPRIADFRDIRERDLTGRQNRFIAEGTVVLRMLVEASQGGGFVTEKVLLLRNRVDGVAPILERLPHDVPVYVAAAEVLDRIVGFHLHRGVLALGRREVVETELIDRLPERSLVLVGCGISNHDNAGSMFRNAAAFKADAIFLDETSCDPLYRKALRVSVGSVLRVPYERKGTGLDVLTRLAANGFAIWTLSPRGEADIRAIPPTERMALAVGTEGEGLPPAVLERFHSARIPQSAGLDSLNVATATGIALFAMSSAAKLI from the coding sequence ATGGCTTCTCGCCTCGTTGCCATCGAGAGTGCGGACGATCCTCGTATCGCCGATTTTCGCGACATCCGCGAGCGCGATCTGACCGGCCGGCAGAACCGCTTCATCGCGGAGGGCACGGTCGTCCTTCGCATGCTGGTGGAGGCTAGCCAGGGTGGCGGCTTTGTGACCGAAAAGGTGCTGTTGCTCAGGAACCGTGTCGATGGTGTCGCTCCGATACTCGAGAGGCTACCGCACGACGTACCGGTGTATGTCGCGGCGGCGGAGGTGCTGGACCGGATCGTCGGGTTTCATCTCCATCGCGGCGTGTTGGCGCTTGGCAGGCGAGAGGTGGTCGAAACCGAGCTTATCGACCGGCTGCCCGAACGGTCGCTCGTCCTTGTCGGCTGCGGTATTTCCAACCATGACAATGCCGGGTCGATGTTCCGTAATGCGGCCGCCTTCAAGGCGGATGCCATCTTTCTTGATGAGACGTCGTGTGATCCGCTCTATCGCAAGGCATTGCGCGTCTCAGTCGGCTCGGTACTCCGTGTTCCCTACGAGCGGAAGGGAACTGGGCTCGACGTGCTGACACGGCTTGCGGCGAATGGATTTGCAATCTGGACGCTTTCGCCGCGTGGCGAGGCCGACATCCGAGCTATCCCCCCGACGGAGCGTATGGCGCTGGCTGTGGGCACAGAAGGCGAGGGCCTGCCTCCTGCTGTCCTGGAGCGCTTCCACAGCGCGCGTATCCCGCAATCGGCGGGATTGGACAGCCTCAATGTGGCGACGGCAACGGGCATTGCTCTCTTCGCCATGTCATCGGCCGCGAAACTGATTTGA
- a CDS encoding RluA family pseudouridine synthase, which translates to MSDPFKQASGIRKVLTADENAEGRLDAWMTGQLGEEFSRSRVKALIKEGQVSVAGKVMADPQKKVRPGDTFEIVLPEPQDPTPQGEDIALDILFEDDDIIVISKPAGLVVHPAAGNWTGTLVNALIYHCGDSLSGIGGVRRPGIVHRLDKDTTGVMVVAKNDISHRHLSLQFADHGRTMPLQRAYQAIVWGRPRSLNGTINAPLGRAVGDRTRRAVKRPETQDADEAITHYEVLERFHENPDATSLASLVECHLETGRTHQIRVHMAHIGHPLLGDTVYGAGFKTKANLLPDTARKTVNAFARQALHAYMLQFEHPRTGEVMHFEVPLPQDMEELATALRASSE; encoded by the coding sequence TTGAGCGACCCCTTTAAACAAGCATCCGGCATTAGAAAAGTCCTGACTGCCGACGAGAACGCCGAAGGCCGTCTTGACGCGTGGATGACCGGGCAGCTTGGTGAAGAGTTTTCGCGCAGCCGCGTCAAGGCGCTGATCAAGGAAGGCCAGGTTTCTGTGGCCGGCAAAGTCATGGCCGACCCGCAGAAAAAGGTGCGTCCGGGCGATACCTTCGAGATCGTGCTGCCCGAGCCGCAGGATCCGACGCCTCAGGGCGAAGATATCGCGCTCGATATTCTGTTCGAAGACGATGACATCATCGTCATCTCCAAGCCGGCCGGCCTTGTGGTGCACCCTGCGGCTGGCAATTGGACCGGCACGCTCGTCAACGCGCTGATCTATCATTGCGGGGACAGTCTTTCCGGCATCGGCGGTGTCCGCCGTCCAGGCATCGTCCATCGGCTGGATAAGGACACCACGGGCGTAATGGTCGTCGCCAAGAACGACATCTCTCATCGTCATCTGTCACTGCAATTCGCCGATCACGGGCGGACCATGCCGCTGCAGCGCGCGTATCAGGCGATCGTCTGGGGCCGTCCTCGCTCGCTTAACGGAACGATCAATGCCCCGCTGGGCCGCGCCGTCGGCGATCGTACGCGCCGAGCCGTCAAACGACCCGAGACGCAGGATGCCGACGAGGCGATCACGCACTACGAAGTACTCGAGCGCTTCCACGAGAACCCCGACGCGACATCGCTCGCCTCTCTTGTCGAGTGCCACCTTGAAACCGGCCGCACGCATCAGATCCGCGTGCACATGGCGCACATCGGCCACCCACTGCTTGGCGACACCGTCTACGGAGCAGGTTTCAAGACAAAGGCAAACCTCCTTCCAGATACCGCCAGGAAGACGGTAAATGCCTTCGCAAGGCAGGCGCTCCACGCCTACATGCTGCAATTCGAGCATCCCCGCACAGGCGAAGTCATGCACTTCGAGGTGCCGCTGCCGCAGGACATGGAAGAGCTGGCAACGGCCCTGCGCGCCTCCTCAGAGTAA
- the rpoH gene encoding RNA polymerase sigma factor RpoH, translated as MARNNLPSITAGEAGLNRYLDEIRKFPMLEPQQEYMLAKRYAEHGDREAAHKLVTSHLRLVAKIAMGYRGYGLPIGEVVSEGNVGLMQAVKKFDPERGFRLATYAMWWIKASIQEYILRSWSLVKMGTTANQKRLFFNLRRLKGRIQAIDDGDLKPEHVAEIATKLNVSEEEVVSMNRRLSGDASLNAPIKASEGESGQWQDWLVDDHDSQEEVLIEQDELDTRRRMLAKAMSVLNDRERRIFEARRLAEEPVTLEDLSSEFDISRERVRQIEVRAFEKVQDAVRKEALERAKAVRVVEATA; from the coding sequence ATGGCCCGAAATAACTTGCCGTCCATTACCGCCGGCGAAGCCGGTCTCAATCGCTATCTCGACGAGATCCGCAAGTTCCCGATGCTGGAGCCGCAGCAGGAATATATGCTGGCGAAGCGCTATGCGGAACACGGCGATCGCGAAGCGGCACACAAACTCGTCACCAGCCACCTGCGCCTCGTTGCGAAGATCGCCATGGGCTACCGCGGCTATGGCTTGCCGATTGGCGAAGTCGTCTCCGAAGGGAACGTCGGCCTGATGCAGGCCGTCAAGAAGTTCGATCCGGAACGCGGTTTCCGTCTTGCCACCTATGCTATGTGGTGGATCAAGGCTTCGATCCAGGAATACATCCTGCGTTCTTGGTCCTTGGTGAAGATGGGTACGACCGCCAACCAGAAGCGGCTTTTCTTCAATCTGCGTCGCCTCAAGGGCCGTATCCAGGCTATTGACGACGGCGATCTGAAGCCGGAGCACGTCGCTGAGATCGCCACGAAGCTGAACGTCTCCGAGGAGGAGGTCGTTTCGATGAACCGTCGCCTGTCGGGCGACGCGTCGCTGAACGCACCGATAAAGGCCTCGGAAGGCGAATCCGGCCAATGGCAGGATTGGCTCGTCGACGACCATGACAGCCAGGAAGAAGTTCTGATCGAGCAGGACGAACTCGATACGCGCCGCCGTATGCTGGCGAAAGCGATGAGCGTTCTGAACGACCGCGAGCGCCGCATCTTCGAGGCGCGTCGCCTTGCGGAAGAGCCGGTAACGCTGGAAGACCTCTCGTCCGAGTTCGACATCAGCCGCGAACGCGTTCGTCAGATCGAGGTCCGCGCCTTCGAAAAGGTCCAAGATGCCGTGCGCAAGGAAGCGCTCGAACGCGCCAAGGCCGTTCGGGTTGTCGAAGCCACGGCCTAA
- a CDS encoding adenylosuccinate synthase, whose translation MTNVVVVGSQWGDEGKGKIVDWLSERADIVVRYQGGHNAGHTLVIDGTSYKLSLLPSGVVRPGKMAVIGNGVVVDPHALIAEIEKLEKQGVKISPENLRIADNATLILSLHRELDAFREDAASNSGTKIGTTRRGIGPAYEDKVGRRAIRVMDLADLDTLPGKVDRILTHHNALRRGLGVAEVSHDTIMTELTSIADRVLPYRDTVWLFLDKERRKGARILFEGAQGTLLDIDHGTYPFVTSSNTVAGQAAAGSGMGPGSLGYILGITKAYTTRVGEGPFPTELHDDIGQFLGEKGHEFGTVTGRKRRCGWFDAALVRQSVATNGITGIALTKLDVLDGLDELKICVGYKLDGEQIDHLPASQGAQARVEPIYLTLEGWKESTVGARSWADLPAQAIKYVRQVEELIGAPVALLSTSPERDDTILVTDPFED comes from the coding sequence ATGACGAACGTAGTCGTGGTCGGTTCGCAATGGGGTGACGAAGGCAAAGGCAAAATTGTCGATTGGCTTTCGGAACGTGCGGACATCGTTGTGCGCTATCAGGGCGGACACAATGCAGGCCATACGCTGGTCATCGATGGGACCAGCTACAAGCTGTCGCTCTTGCCATCCGGCGTCGTGCGTCCCGGCAAAATGGCTGTAATCGGCAACGGCGTCGTCGTCGATCCGCATGCGCTGATCGCCGAGATCGAGAAGCTGGAAAAGCAGGGCGTGAAGATTTCTCCCGAGAACCTGCGCATTGCCGACAACGCGACCCTTATTCTTTCGCTGCACCGCGAGCTCGATGCCTTCCGCGAAGATGCAGCGTCCAACAGCGGCACGAAGATCGGTACCACACGCCGCGGCATCGGTCCGGCCTATGAAGACAAGGTTGGCCGCCGTGCGATCCGCGTGATGGATCTCGCCGATCTCGATACGCTGCCGGGCAAGGTCGACCGCATCCTGACGCACCACAATGCACTGCGCCGCGGCCTTGGCGTCGCCGAGGTCAGCCACGACACGATCATGACCGAGCTGACGTCGATTGCCGACCGCGTGCTTCCCTACCGCGATACCGTTTGGCTTTTCCTCGACAAGGAACGCCGCAAGGGCGCCCGCATCCTCTTCGAAGGCGCGCAGGGCACCTTGCTCGACATCGACCATGGCACCTATCCGTTCGTGACGTCCTCGAACACCGTTGCCGGTCAGGCTGCGGCCGGCTCGGGCATGGGCCCGGGATCGCTCGGTTACATCCTCGGCATCACCAAGGCCTATACGACGCGCGTCGGCGAGGGGCCGTTCCCGACCGAGCTGCATGACGACATCGGCCAGTTCCTTGGCGAAAAGGGCCACGAATTCGGCACGGTTACCGGCCGCAAGCGTCGTTGCGGCTGGTTCGATGCGGCGCTGGTGCGCCAGTCGGTTGCAACGAACGGCATTACCGGGATCGCGCTGACGAAGCTTGATGTTCTCGACGGCCTGGACGAACTGAAGATCTGCGTCGGCTACAAGCTGGACGGCGAGCAGATCGATCATCTTCCGGCCAGCCAAGGCGCGCAAGCTCGCGTCGAACCGATCTATTTGACGCTTGAAGGCTGGAAGGAATCCACTGTCGGCGCGCGCAGCTGGGCCGACCTGCCGGCCCAGGCGATCAAGTATGTCCGCCAGGTCGAAGAGTTGATCGGGGCGCCTGTCGCTCTCTTGTCTACAAGTCCCGAGCGTGACGACACGATACTTGTGACCGATCCGTTTGAGGATTAA
- a CDS encoding DMT family transporter, giving the protein MQVAAYISLVVAALCWGANAVAGKLALGHVSPMMLTFLRWFLATALIAAVSLPQLKRDWPIVRRNLPLLFFYGVIGYTLFNAMLYSAVKYTTVINVAIEQAGIPMLIFLLNFVFFRTGVSTAQVVGFAMTLGGVALTAAHGDLTTLLRLDLNRGDGLMLIAVAAYSVYTIFLRWKPPLDWRTLMAIPALGATLTAVPLLIWEGSQGAVRLPDSKGWLIAFYTAIFASLLAQILYIKGVEAIGANRAGLFINLVPVFGTLLSVALLGEQLQAFHLIALALALGGIAIAEKGRPERAVSTAPASPMD; this is encoded by the coding sequence GTGCAGGTCGCCGCTTATATTTCTCTCGTCGTCGCAGCGCTGTGCTGGGGCGCAAACGCGGTGGCGGGCAAGCTCGCGCTTGGGCACGTCAGCCCGATGATGCTGACGTTTCTGCGCTGGTTCCTTGCAACAGCACTGATTGCCGCCGTTTCGTTACCGCAATTGAAGCGCGACTGGCCGATTGTCCGCAGGAATTTGCCGCTGCTCTTCTTTTACGGCGTCATCGGGTACACGCTCTTCAACGCCATGCTTTACTCGGCCGTCAAGTATACGACCGTGATCAACGTCGCGATCGAGCAGGCCGGCATTCCGATGCTGATCTTCCTGCTGAATTTCGTCTTCTTCCGCACAGGCGTCTCTACTGCGCAGGTCGTCGGCTTCGCCATGACACTCGGGGGCGTCGCATTGACCGCCGCGCATGGCGACCTGACGACCCTGCTGCGGCTTGACCTCAATCGCGGCGACGGCCTCATGCTGATTGCTGTCGCCGCCTACTCGGTCTATACGATTTTTCTTCGCTGGAAGCCGCCGCTCGACTGGCGCACATTGATGGCCATCCCCGCGCTCGGCGCGACGCTGACCGCCGTGCCGCTTCTCATTTGGGAGGGCAGCCAGGGCGCCGTTCGGCTGCCTGACAGCAAAGGCTGGCTGATCGCCTTCTACACCGCGATCTTCGCCTCCCTGCTCGCACAGATCCTTTACATCAAGGGGGTTGAGGCGATCGGCGCAAATCGCGCCGGGCTCTTCATCAACCTCGTTCCGGTCTTTGGCACGCTGTTGTCGGTCGCCCTGCTTGGCGAGCAGCTGCAGGCCTTTCACTTGATTGCGCTTGCGCTTGCATTGGGCGGCATCGCCATTGCCGAAAAAGGCCGCCCTGAGCGAGCTGTCTCGACGGCGCCTGCTTCGCCTATGGATTAG
- a CDS encoding GNAT family N-acetyltransferase, which produces MNSEFAVRPMRPGELELVLEWARQEGWNPGLDDSNAFHDADPSGFFVGVLGEVPVASISVVKYGEDFAFLGLYIVHPDFRGRGYGKAIWNTGMASAEGRSIGLDGVPAQQDNYRKAGFEEAYRTVRYGGVISAVPESTLVAQAVSGKLDGLLRYDATIFPAPRPAFVASWCATRKDRHSAVVRKSGKIRGYGTIRRCYEGYKIGPLFAADKDSAAALLSALTPHAKGAKVFIDIPTSNGEAVELAESMGLAPVFETARMYRGTAPNVALKNVFGVTTLELG; this is translated from the coding sequence ATGAATTCGGAGTTTGCCGTTCGCCCGATGCGACCCGGTGAGTTGGAGCTAGTGCTTGAATGGGCACGTCAGGAGGGCTGGAATCCCGGCCTCGACGATTCCAATGCCTTCCACGATGCGGACCCATCCGGTTTTTTCGTTGGCGTGTTGGGGGAGGTGCCGGTCGCCTCGATTTCCGTCGTCAAATATGGCGAGGATTTTGCGTTCCTCGGGCTTTATATCGTCCATCCGGATTTTCGGGGCAGGGGCTACGGCAAAGCCATCTGGAATACCGGCATGGCGTCTGCGGAAGGCCGCAGCATCGGCCTGGACGGTGTCCCAGCGCAGCAAGACAATTACCGCAAGGCCGGTTTCGAAGAGGCCTATCGGACGGTTCGCTACGGTGGCGTGATATCAGCCGTGCCGGAATCGACATTGGTCGCGCAAGCCGTCTCAGGCAAGCTTGACGGATTGCTGCGCTATGACGCGACGATCTTTCCGGCTCCGCGGCCGGCGTTTGTGGCGTCGTGGTGTGCAACGCGCAAGGACCGGCACTCGGCTGTGGTGCGCAAGAGTGGCAAGATCCGTGGGTACGGGACGATCCGCCGTTGTTATGAAGGCTACAAGATCGGCCCGCTGTTTGCAGCCGACAAGGATAGCGCCGCAGCCTTGCTTTCGGCCCTCACGCCGCATGCCAAGGGAGCGAAGGTCTTCATCGATATTCCGACCAGCAATGGGGAGGCGGTTGAGCTTGCCGAGAGCATGGGCTTGGCGCCTGTCTTCGAAACCGCCCGGATGTATCGGGGAACAGCGCCAAACGTTGCGCTCAAGAACGTCTTCGGCGTAACGACGCTGGAGCTCGGCTAA
- the greA gene encoding transcription elongation factor GreA, with the protein MSVAFVKEESAEAASETLLPDRPISPHPNLVTEAGLKALELQLQQAREAYDAASTIEDVNERRRQAANPLRDLRYLAARVRTAQVIPDPTSFDNVAFGSTVTFGRDDGRVQTYRVVGEDEADPKAGSISFVSPVARTLIGKTIGDVVSVAGQELEVIAIS; encoded by the coding sequence TTGAGTGTTGCCTTCGTCAAAGAAGAAAGTGCCGAAGCTGCGTCGGAAACGCTTTTGCCTGACCGTCCAATTTCGCCGCATCCGAACCTTGTTACGGAAGCGGGGTTGAAGGCTTTGGAACTGCAGCTCCAGCAAGCTCGCGAAGCCTACGATGCCGCGAGCACCATAGAGGACGTGAATGAACGACGGCGGCAGGCAGCAAACCCACTACGGGATTTACGCTACTTGGCCGCACGCGTTCGCACGGCGCAGGTTATCCCTGACCCGACTTCATTCGACAACGTCGCCTTTGGAAGCACCGTGACCTTCGGCCGTGACGATGGACGCGTACAGACCTATCGGGTGGTGGGAGAGGACGAAGCTGATCCCAAAGCTGGCTCGATTTCCTTCGTATCCCCGGTGGCAAGGACCCTCATCGGCAAAACGATTGGTGATGTCGTCAGTGTAGCCGGTCAAGAGCTTGAGGTCATCGCCATCTCTTAG
- a CDS encoding alpha/beta hydrolase has product MTDNSYAHRLQAGAPGKPILFVLHGTGGDENQFFDFARRLLPESTIVSPRGDVSEFGSARFFKRTGEGVYDMTDLARATEKMAAYVATLAKEHEATDILGLGFSNGANILANVLIDKGLFDASVLMHPLIPFQPKANTALARRKILITAGERDPISPAPVTRALADYFEAQNALVTTEWHAGGHDIRQNEIDAIHRFFDPYH; this is encoded by the coding sequence ATGACCGATAACAGCTATGCGCACCGGCTGCAGGCCGGTGCACCCGGAAAGCCCATTCTGTTCGTGCTGCACGGAACGGGCGGCGACGAAAACCAGTTCTTCGATTTCGCGCGGCGCCTATTGCCGGAATCGACGATTGTCTCGCCGCGCGGCGACGTCTCGGAGTTTGGTTCGGCACGCTTCTTCAAACGCACTGGCGAGGGCGTCTACGACATGACGGATCTTGCCCGAGCAACGGAGAAGATGGCCGCTTATGTCGCAACGCTGGCGAAAGAACATGAGGCCACCGATATCCTCGGACTTGGCTTCTCGAACGGAGCAAATATTCTTGCCAACGTATTGATCGATAAGGGACTGTTCGATGCGTCGGTGCTGATGCATCCGCTGATCCCATTTCAGCCGAAGGCGAACACCGCACTGGCTAGGCGCAAGATATTGATCACCGCCGGTGAGCGCGACCCGATCAGCCCTGCGCCCGTCACGAGGGCTTTGGCCGACTACTTCGAAGCCCAGAATGCTCTTGTCACGACCGAGTGGCATGCAGGTGGGCACGATATCCGACAGAACGAAATCGACGCCATTCACAGGTTCTTCGACCCGTATCATTAA
- a CDS encoding VOC family protein codes for MLDQIKGLHHVTSMAEDARTNNQFFTNALGLRRVKKTVNFDAPDVYHLYYGDETGAPGTIMTYFPFPKMAQGRPGTGEVGTTVFSVPQGSIGFWSDRLSKLNITGLKTEETFGEKRLNFAGPDGDGFALVEVNDDNRLPWTHGGISEDHAIRGFHSVAMRLRDDGATSELLKFMGYDVQEERDGVKRLTIPGGNGAHLVDLETMPNVSRALPGAGSVHHVAFAVENREKQLEVRKALMDTGYQVTPVIDRDYFWAIYFRTPGGILFEIATNEPGFNRDEDTAHLGEALKLPQQHQHLRALIEQHLQPLEA; via the coding sequence ATGCTCGATCAAATCAAGGGCCTGCACCACGTCACATCGATGGCGGAGGATGCCCGCACCAACAACCAATTCTTCACCAACGCGCTCGGCCTGCGCCGCGTCAAGAAGACCGTGAACTTCGACGCGCCTGACGTCTATCACCTCTATTATGGCGACGAAACCGGTGCGCCCGGCACCATCATGACCTACTTCCCGTTCCCGAAGATGGCGCAAGGTCGCCCTGGAACCGGCGAAGTCGGAACCACCGTTTTCTCGGTCCCGCAGGGTTCGATCGGTTTCTGGAGCGATCGCCTGAGCAAGCTGAACATCACCGGCCTGAAAACCGAGGAAACGTTCGGCGAAAAGCGCCTGAACTTTGCCGGTCCTGATGGCGACGGTTTTGCGCTTGTCGAAGTCAACGATGACAATCGCCTGCCCTGGACGCACGGCGGCATCAGCGAGGATCACGCGATCCGCGGTTTCCACTCGGTTGCCATGCGGTTGCGCGATGACGGTGCTACGTCCGAACTGCTCAAGTTCATGGGCTACGACGTCCAGGAAGAACGCGATGGCGTGAAACGCTTGACCATTCCTGGTGGCAACGGCGCGCATCTCGTCGATCTTGAAACGATGCCGAACGTTTCGCGCGCTTTGCCCGGTGCAGGTTCCGTTCATCACGTGGCCTTCGCCGTAGAAAACCGAGAGAAGCAGCTCGAAGTACGCAAGGCATTGATGGACACCGGCTATCAGGTTACGCCTGTCATTGACCGTGATTATTTCTGGGCGATTTACTTCCGGACCCCGGGCGGCATCCTGTTCGAGATTGCGACGAACGAGCCCGGATTCAACCGTGACGAGGACACCGCACATCTTGGCGAAGCGTTGAAGCTGCCGCAGCAGCACCAACACCTGCGTGCCCTCATCGAGCAGCACTTGCAGCCGCTTGAAGCCTAA
- the ung gene encoding uracil-DNA glycosylase codes for MNEQSVALEESWREALACEFASPYMQQLKAFLVAEKQEGKRIFPKGSEYFRALDLTPLADVKVVILGQDPYHGLGQAHGLCFSVRPGIRIPPSLVNIYKEMQSDLGIPPARHGFLEHWARQGVLLLNSVLTVEEAQAASHQGKGWERFTDAVIRKVNDECDAVVFMLWGAYAQRKAAFVDTSRHLVLKAPHPSPLSAHNGFFGCGHFSKANAFLQARGRAPIDWPLPAAADDI; via the coding sequence ATGAATGAACAGTCGGTTGCGTTGGAGGAAAGCTGGAGAGAGGCTCTCGCCTGCGAATTCGCCAGCCCTTACATGCAGCAACTCAAAGCGTTCCTCGTCGCCGAGAAACAGGAAGGCAAACGGATATTTCCCAAGGGATCCGAGTACTTCCGCGCTCTTGACCTGACGCCACTGGCCGACGTCAAGGTCGTGATCCTGGGGCAGGATCCCTATCATGGGCTCGGCCAGGCGCATGGCCTTTGTTTCAGCGTTCGACCGGGCATTCGAATCCCACCGTCACTCGTCAATATCTACAAGGAAATGCAGAGCGATCTGGGCATTCCGCCGGCTCGGCACGGATTTCTGGAGCACTGGGCGCGGCAGGGAGTGCTTTTGCTAAACAGCGTGCTGACGGTCGAGGAGGCGCAGGCCGCATCACACCAGGGCAAGGGCTGGGAGCGCTTCACCGACGCAGTCATCCGCAAGGTCAATGACGAATGCGATGCCGTCGTGTTCATGCTCTGGGGCGCCTACGCCCAGCGCAAGGCCGCCTTCGTCGACACGTCGCGCCATCTTGTGTTGAAGGCGCCGCATCCATCACCGCTCTCCGCGCACAACGGGTTCTTCGGTTGCGGCCATTTTTCCAAGGCCAACGCGTTTTTGCAGGCGCGCGGTCGGGCACCGATCGACTGGCCGCTGCCCGCCGCCGCAGATGATATCTAG
- a CDS encoding phosphomannomutase, protein MKFGTSGLRGLSVDLKGRASALYATAFGRYLLDSGMARHGDALLIGEDFRDSSPEIAANCADALAGLGFDILDCGTVPTPALALYGLQQKAACLMVTGSHIPADRNGIKFYRPDGEIGKADEATITAVATELDRAGFAFQPRGTKPQDRSVECLADFRERNANILPTGALDGVKVGVYQHSTVARDLLVDLLKHFGATVVPFGRSEAFIPVDTEAVSQETIAKLKDVARQHGLDAVVSADGDGDRPLVADETGTPLRGDLLGLIAADFLGATSVVTPVTSNSGIEAAGRFNIIRTRVGSPFVISGMQDALAAGQTHVAGFEANGGVLTASDFDVNGHKLRALPTRDCFVPILATLSLAASRRQPLSVIAASYHLPFAAADRLENFPVETSARLMAHLRAGSVNLAAFLQPIGEVGGVSDIDGLRVTLKDRGMIHFRPSGNAPEMRCYAEAESEAAALALLHAGLERIRWWAQAN, encoded by the coding sequence ATGAAATTCGGAACAAGTGGGCTTCGCGGCCTGTCTGTTGACCTCAAGGGGCGAGCTTCGGCGCTCTATGCCACCGCCTTCGGTCGCTATCTGCTCGACAGTGGAATGGCGCGCCACGGCGATGCCCTGCTGATCGGCGAGGACTTCAGGGATTCCAGCCCTGAAATCGCGGCAAACTGCGCCGATGCTTTGGCCGGCCTCGGCTTCGACATTCTCGACTGCGGCACCGTCCCAACGCCGGCGCTTGCGCTCTATGGCCTGCAGCAAAAGGCCGCTTGCCTGATGGTAACGGGCTCGCACATTCCAGCCGATCGCAATGGCATAAAGTTCTATCGGCCGGACGGTGAGATAGGCAAGGCAGACGAGGCAACGATCACGGCCGTGGCCACAGAACTCGATCGCGCCGGTTTTGCGTTTCAGCCCCGCGGCACCAAACCACAGGATCGGTCTGTCGAATGCCTGGCAGATTTCCGCGAGCGGAATGCCAATATTCTCCCCACAGGCGCGCTCGACGGCGTCAAAGTCGGTGTCTACCAACACAGCACGGTCGCCCGTGACCTGCTGGTGGACCTCTTGAAGCATTTCGGCGCAACAGTCGTGCCGTTTGGCCGTTCGGAAGCATTCATACCCGTCGACACCGAGGCCGTTTCGCAAGAGACGATTGCCAAGCTCAAGGATGTCGCAAGGCAGCATGGCCTCGACGCGGTTGTCTCTGCGGATGGTGATGGCGATCGCCCGTTGGTGGCAGATGAGACCGGCACGCCGCTGCGCGGCGACCTGCTTGGACTGATCGCCGCAGACTTTCTCGGCGCGACATCGGTGGTGACGCCCGTGACTTCGAATTCCGGCATCGAAGCTGCCGGTCGCTTCAACATCATTCGCACCCGAGTCGGCTCTCCCTTTGTGATATCAGGCATGCAAGACGCACTCGCAGCCGGGCAGACCCATGTCGCCGGTTTCGAGGCAAACGGAGGCGTGCTGACCGCGAGCGACTTCGACGTCAACGGCCATAAGCTGCGCGCCCTGCCGACGCGCGATTGCTTCGTGCCGATCCTGGCGACGCTGTCTCTCGCAGCATCCAGACGGCAGCCGCTTTCGGTCATCGCCGCCTCCTACCATCTGCCGTTTGCCGCGGCCGACCGCCTTGAGAATTTTCCGGTTGAGACCAGTGCCCGGTTGATGGCGCATCTCCGTGCCGGCTCCGTCAATCTCGCGGCGTTTCTGCAGCCGATCGGCGAGGTCGGCGGCGTCAGCGACATCGATGGGCTTCGCGTCACGCTGAAGGACCGAGGCATGATTCATTTCCGCCCCTCCGGCAATGCCCCCGAAATGCGCTGCTACGCCGAGGCGGAAAGCGAAGCCGCCGCCCTGGCGTTGCTGCACGCCGGTCTGGAGCGGATTCGCTGGTGGGCGCAGGCGAACTGA